From Candidatus Binatus sp., a single genomic window includes:
- a CDS encoding HAD-IB family hydrolase has product MSVYRHRKSSNGHAHKPSGGRAAFYDLDGTIVDLNLVHGAIFTLANLGEWSGRVAYLLGFAARIPRLYLAERRDRRLLNTVLFEAFKGVSRDRLLSLGEEYCERILIGHLFPRAVELIEANRAAGLEPVLVTGSPDFIVAPLARHLGIADFAANRFVFSRGRATGRLAQPVMAGDEKAAWCADYAAGRNIDLADCWGYADSHYDTAFLAALGHPVAVNPDRRLRAAALSRQWPVIHFEKAASSERPDGFESALDLKHEIERSTRGSDGAA; this is encoded by the coding sequence ATGTCAGTTTATCGCCATAGAAAATCGTCCAACGGCCACGCCCACAAGCCCTCAGGCGGCCGCGCGGCATTCTACGATCTCGACGGCACCATCGTCGATCTGAACCTGGTGCACGGCGCGATCTTCACCCTTGCCAACCTCGGCGAATGGAGCGGGCGTGTCGCGTACCTGCTCGGTTTTGCCGCGCGAATCCCCCGCTTGTACCTCGCTGAACGGCGCGACCGCCGGCTCCTGAACACGGTCCTGTTCGAGGCCTTCAAAGGCGTCTCGCGCGACCGCCTGCTCTCGCTCGGCGAGGAATATTGCGAGCGCATCCTGATCGGACACCTTTTTCCGCGCGCCGTGGAATTGATCGAGGCCAATCGCGCGGCCGGCCTCGAGCCCGTGCTCGTGACCGGTTCTCCGGACTTCATCGTCGCGCCGCTCGCGCGTCATCTTGGCATCGCCGACTTCGCCGCCAACCGATTTGTCTTCAGCCGCGGCCGCGCCACCGGCCGTCTGGCGCAACCCGTGATGGCGGGAGACGAAAAAGCGGCGTGGTGCGCGGACTACGCCGCCGGCCGCAATATCGATCTGGCGGATTGCTGGGGTTACGCCGACTCGCATTACGACACCGCGTTTCTGGCCGCGCTCGGACATCCCGTGGCCGTTAATCCCGACCGCAGATTGCGCGCAGCCGCACTCAGCCGCCAATGGCCGGTGATCCATTTCGAGAAGGCCGCGTCTTCAGAGCGGCCTGACGGTTTCGAGAGCGCCCTGGACCTCAAACACGAAATCGAACGATCGACGCGAGGCTCCGATGGCGCGGCCTGA
- a CDS encoding lactate racemase domain-containing protein — protein MARPEGKLKEVKTAELRHEVGARSELVVKVNRRSERRVIPYGEEFLFEKLPVGTRVIYPPPPLDPLADADQAIRYAILHPENQDPLFAQLSPNMRVTIAIDDISLPLPQMRRPDIRERLLNQVLQTLADYGVDDVHLVIATSLHRRMTEAEIRRVVGERAFKQYWPDRLYNFDAENRAELAMLGKTDHGEEVWLSRRAAESDLLLYLNINLVPMDGGHKSVAVGLAPYQSLRHHHNVATLRDSHSYMDPARSALHRSSDRMGRLIHKSLNIFQIETAVNTRMYGGMLDFLHKNEDRFTDWDRTRLKGFQWTMRNLSSEMRRNLLHNYAAPYGMIGVWAGDTEAVHQKALARVFQQYAVPVKGQADILIVGVPYVCPYNVNSIMNPVLVQCTGMGYLFNMYRNKPLVREGGTLIICHPLRDEFHPEHHPSYIEFFHRCLAETTDAAELEKKFELEFAHNPTYIHMYRYGNAYHGVHPFYMWYWGEPARQHLGRVIAAGCEQPEVAARLGWEAADTLDEAIAMATSELGRSASITYLHLPPLVIADVE, from the coding sequence ATGGCGCGGCCTGAAGGAAAACTCAAAGAAGTCAAAACCGCCGAGCTGCGCCATGAAGTCGGCGCGCGCAGCGAGCTGGTCGTCAAGGTGAATCGGCGCTCGGAGCGCCGCGTCATCCCTTATGGCGAGGAATTCCTGTTCGAGAAACTGCCGGTCGGCACCCGCGTGATCTATCCGCCGCCGCCGCTGGACCCGTTGGCCGACGCCGACCAGGCGATTCGCTACGCGATCCTGCATCCCGAGAACCAGGACCCGCTATTCGCGCAACTGAGTCCGAATATGCGCGTGACGATCGCGATTGACGACATCAGTCTCCCGCTGCCGCAGATGCGCCGGCCCGACATCCGCGAGCGCCTGCTCAACCAGGTGCTGCAGACGCTTGCCGATTACGGGGTTGACGATGTGCACCTGGTGATCGCGACCTCGTTGCATCGGCGCATGACGGAAGCGGAAATCCGCCGCGTCGTTGGCGAGCGCGCGTTCAAGCAGTATTGGCCGGACCGGCTGTACAACTTCGACGCGGAAAATCGCGCCGAGCTGGCGATGCTCGGCAAGACCGACCACGGCGAGGAAGTATGGCTGTCGCGCCGCGCGGCGGAGTCCGACCTGCTCCTGTATTTGAATATCAACCTGGTGCCGATGGACGGCGGGCACAAGTCGGTCGCGGTGGGACTCGCGCCCTACCAGAGTCTGCGCCATCACCACAACGTCGCGACGCTGCGCGATTCGCACTCGTACATGGACCCGGCGCGCTCGGCGTTGCATCGCTCGTCGGACCGGATGGGCCGGCTGATTCACAAGTCGCTCAACATTTTTCAGATCGAGACCGCGGTGAATACCCGGATGTACGGCGGGATGCTCGACTTCCTGCACAAGAACGAAGACCGCTTCACCGACTGGGATCGCACGCGGCTCAAGGGCTTTCAATGGACGATGCGCAACCTGTCCAGCGAGATGCGGCGCAACCTGCTGCACAACTACGCGGCGCCCTACGGAATGATCGGCGTGTGGGCCGGAGATACCGAGGCGGTGCATCAAAAGGCGCTCGCGCGCGTGTTCCAGCAATACGCGGTGCCGGTGAAGGGCCAGGCCGATATACTAATTGTAGGTGTTCCCTATGTCTGTCCCTACAACGTCAACTCGATCATGAATCCGGTGCTCGTGCAGTGCACCGGGATGGGCTACCTGTTCAACATGTATCGGAACAAGCCGCTGGTTCGCGAAGGCGGCACGCTGATCATCTGTCATCCGCTGCGCGACGAATTCCATCCCGAGCATCATCCGAGTTACATCGAGTTTTTCCATCGATGCCTGGCCGAGACGACTGACGCCGCCGAGCTCGAGAAAAAGTTCGAGCTCGAGTTCGCACACAACCCGACCTACATACATATGTACCGCTACGGCAACGCCTACCACGGCGTGCATCCGTTCTACATGTGGTACTGGGGCGAACCCGCCCGCCAGCACCTCGGGCGCGTGATCGCCGCGGGATGCGAACAGCCGGAAGTCGCCGCGCGGCTTGGATGGGAAGCGGCGGACACGCTCGATGAGGCAATCGCGATGGCGACCTCCGAGCTGGGACGCTCGGCGTCGATAACCTACCTTCACTTGCCGCCGCTGGTGATCGCGGATGTCGAGTAG
- a CDS encoding P-loop NTPase yields MRIFSDIESDGSVGPSVDLADARQRIRTNLSGVGATIALASARGGVGKSMLAVNIAAALAMKGRKVAIVDADLNSPSVAAMLGMKPQRGYPMIEGIEPAAGPHGLQIVSSDQLPGGEAPPISFVDDYDQSNGNNDGEPVAPASTRPAELSYRQALRRILAQAQFGSVDFLIIDLATGLDRLYSVASIAALDGVLLLSLPSAQDTIAARHAIKIGRAIGAPIIGIVENMAGFNCDGCRAVRPLWPDGDLHGVAREAAVPILARLAFEPRLADSSDRGVLFVREYGSTPTGKALADIADRVEAMVAARTRAADTPA; encoded by the coding sequence ATGAGGATATTTTCCGATATTGAAAGCGATGGATCCGTTGGACCATCCGTCGATTTAGCCGACGCTCGCCAGCGGATACGCACCAATCTTTCCGGCGTCGGCGCGACGATTGCCCTGGCAAGCGCTCGGGGCGGGGTCGGCAAGAGCATGCTCGCCGTGAATATCGCGGCGGCGTTGGCGATGAAAGGCCGCAAGGTTGCGATCGTCGATGCGGACCTGAATTCGCCCAGTGTCGCGGCGATGCTCGGGATGAAACCGCAGCGGGGCTACCCGATGATCGAAGGAATCGAGCCGGCTGCGGGGCCGCATGGGTTGCAAATAGTTTCCAGCGATCAGCTTCCCGGCGGCGAGGCGCCACCGATCAGCTTTGTGGATGATTACGATCAGAGCAACGGCAACAACGACGGCGAGCCGGTTGCGCCTGCCTCGACGCGGCCCGCGGAACTGAGCTATCGCCAAGCGCTGAGGCGAATCCTGGCGCAAGCGCAGTTCGGGAGCGTCGATTTTTTGATCATCGATCTGGCGACCGGCCTCGATCGATTGTACTCGGTGGCGTCGATCGCAGCGCTTGACGGCGTTCTGTTGCTCAGTCTTCCGTCCGCACAGGACACCATCGCCGCGCGCCACGCGATAAAAATCGGCCGCGCGATCGGCGCGCCGATCATCGGCATCGTGGAGAATATGGCCGGCTTCAACTGCGACGGATGCCGCGCAGTTCGGCCGCTATGGCCCGACGGCGATCTCCATGGAGTCGCACGCGAGGCGGCGGTGCCAATCCTGGCGCGGCTCGCGTTTGAACCGCGGCTTGCCGACAGCAGCGATCGCGGCGTGCTGTTCGTTCGCGAGTACGGCTCCACGCCGACCGGCAAAGCGCTAGCCGATATCGCGGACCGGGTTGAAGCGATGGTCGCCGCGCGCACTCGCGCAGCCGATACGCCCGCCTAG
- a CDS encoding TraR/DksA family transcriptional regulator — protein MAKTPVAANRKKFLAKMREQLLEAKTKLLGEIDSEVRAERETNKDEGMDTYDLASEERDREINFILSDRERVKLKQIDDALERLDDGAYGDCESCGLEIAEERLEAMPFSRLCRDCQQDQEREAKSQRRFDDERNTYRKVGSTDADDESA, from the coding sequence ATGGCTAAAACACCAGTTGCCGCAAACCGAAAGAAGTTCCTTGCCAAAATGCGCGAACAACTGCTGGAAGCGAAAACCAAACTGCTCGGCGAGATCGATTCCGAAGTGCGGGCCGAACGCGAGACCAACAAGGACGAGGGCATGGACACCTACGACCTCGCGTCCGAAGAGCGCGACCGCGAGATCAACTTCATCCTGTCGGACCGCGAACGGGTCAAGCTCAAGCAGATCGACGACGCGCTCGAGCGTCTCGACGACGGCGCCTACGGCGATTGCGAGTCCTGCGGACTGGAGATCGCCGAGGAACGGCTCGAGGCGATGCCATTTTCGCGCCTGTGCCGGGATTGTCAGCAGGACCAGGAGCGCGAGGCGAAATCGCAGCGGCGATTCGACGACGAGCGCAATACCTACCGCAAAGTAGGTTCGACCGACGCTGACGACGAGAGCGCGTAG
- a CDS encoding CDP-alcohol phosphatidyltransferase family protein: MTSSGAAGSLPRSIPRQKFLTACAWGVHLYTALGAALGLLAIYAASQRELRASFLAMGVATIIDSSDGPLARWLMVKTRVPTFDGALLDNIVDYLTYTVAPVFLMLEAGIIPGSRWGLGLACFVMLASVYGFCRTQAKTEDNYFLGFPNYWNLVAFYLFCLSAGVFFNVAVLLLLAVMVFMPLKFIYPNRTVPLRPVTLTLGIIWAFMTVAAVLMLPAVNPILLWAGLSFIAYYFVASFALQARAALRSNRGRVDPNA; this comes from the coding sequence TTGACCTCATCAGGCGCAGCCGGAAGTTTGCCGCGGTCGATCCCGAGGCAGAAATTTCTCACGGCCTGCGCGTGGGGCGTACATCTATATACCGCTCTGGGCGCGGCGCTCGGCCTGCTCGCGATCTATGCCGCCTCGCAACGCGAGTTGCGCGCGTCGTTCCTCGCGATGGGCGTGGCGACGATTATCGATTCCAGCGACGGTCCGCTGGCCCGCTGGCTGATGGTCAAGACTCGCGTGCCGACCTTCGACGGCGCGCTGCTCGACAACATCGTGGACTATCTCACCTACACCGTGGCGCCGGTGTTTCTTATGCTGGAGGCCGGGATCATACCGGGTTCGCGATGGGGCCTGGGGCTGGCGTGCTTCGTCATGCTCGCCAGCGTTTATGGATTTTGCCGGACGCAAGCCAAGACCGAGGACAATTACTTTCTCGGCTTCCCGAACTATTGGAACCTGGTCGCGTTTTATCTTTTCTGTCTCAGCGCCGGCGTCTTCTTCAACGTTGCCGTACTGCTGCTCCTCGCCGTGATGGTGTTCATGCCGCTCAAGTTCATTTATCCGAATCGAACCGTCCCGCTCCGCCCGGTCACGCTCACGCTGGGAATAATCTGGGCGTTTATGACGGTCGCGGCGGTTCTGATGCTGCCGGCTGTGAATCCCATTCTGTTATGGGCCGGGCTGAGTTTCATCGCCTACTACTTCGTTGCGTCGTTCGCGCTTCAGGCGCGCGCCGCGCTCAGGTCCAATCGCGGCCGCGTCGATCCGAATGCCTGA
- a CDS encoding dual specificity protein phosphatase family protein: MMVDWFSIRHDRDPRSSRGDRRPSVSVISDELLVGEYPSQADIVWLKDTYGITAVHNLQDDDDLRINGLDDGRLSAEYTAHGIDYVRTPIQDGSADAMAERLEAALHDLRDLVGSGSRVYLHCNAGLNRAPTLAIAFLRAYRQMSLEEAMMLVKKHRACGPFMTVLEEYFGPRDYKPDK; the protein is encoded by the coding sequence ATGATGGTTGACTGGTTCAGCATTCGCCACGACCGTGACCCGCGGTCATCTCGCGGCGACCGCCGGCCGTCGGTCAGCGTAATCTCGGATGAGTTGTTGGTCGGGGAATATCCCAGCCAGGCCGATATCGTCTGGCTGAAGGATACCTACGGGATCACCGCGGTTCACAATCTCCAGGACGACGACGATCTGCGCATCAACGGGCTGGACGACGGCCGACTGAGCGCGGAGTACACAGCGCATGGAATCGACTATGTGCGCACGCCCATCCAGGATGGCAGCGCGGACGCGATGGCCGAGCGGCTCGAAGCTGCGCTCCACGATCTTCGCGATCTGGTCGGTTCCGGTTCCCGCGTTTATCTTCATTGCAACGCCGGGTTGAACCGCGCACCCACCCTTGCGATTGCGTTCCTGCGCGCTTATCGGCAAATGTCACTCGAAGAGGCGATGATGCTGGTGAAGAAACATCGCGCCTGCGGACCCTTCATGACGGTCCTCGAAGAGTACTTCGGCCCGCGCGATTACAAGCCGGATAAATGA
- a CDS encoding TetR/AcrR family transcriptional regulator — MERHARRAQVLRHAKRIFARKGYHRTNVADIIARARIARGTFYLYFENKKDLFEELLEQVVGELTQRIQRIRPGPGEPDPVDQLRDNLTRVLRYVLAERELTDILLNHSTGFDRELDEKIQDFYDRIAALIKRSLDLGIEMNLVRNSDTRAVSYAILGGIKEVVGMLSRSDATDIAALVEEILGFGLKGVARPELFEVRPSAR, encoded by the coding sequence ATGGAACGCCACGCCCGACGCGCGCAAGTGCTGCGCCACGCCAAGCGCATCTTTGCCCGCAAGGGATATCACAGGACCAATGTCGCGGACATCATTGCCCGCGCCCGCATCGCGCGCGGCACCTTCTATCTCTATTTCGAGAACAAGAAGGACCTCTTCGAGGAATTGCTCGAGCAGGTCGTCGGCGAGCTGACCCAGCGGATTCAGCGCATCCGCCCGGGACCGGGTGAGCCGGACCCCGTCGATCAATTGCGCGATAACCTGACCCGCGTACTGCGCTACGTGCTGGCCGAGCGCGAACTCACCGACATCCTGCTCAACCATTCCACCGGCTTCGACCGCGAACTCGACGAGAAAATTCAGGATTTCTACGACCGGATCGCGGCGCTGATCAAGCGCTCGCTCGATCTCGGAATCGAGATGAACCTGGTGCGCAACTCCGATACGCGCGCGGTCTCGTACGCAATCCTGGGCGGAATCAAGGAAGTGGTTGGGATGCTCTCGCGCAGCGACGCCACCGACATTGCGGCGCTGGTCGAGGAAATACTCGGCTTCGGCCTAAAGGGGGTCGCGCGTCCCGAGTTATTTGAAGTTCGCCCCAGCGCGAGGTGA
- a CDS encoding AMP-binding protein produces the protein MSSSNGKRNPPAARGASSMPPLEQVLAGRRILLTGATGFLGKVFLAILLRWHPEIERVYLLIRGDRRSSVGRLRREILDSPVFAPLREHLGAKFDRYVEEKIVVVPGDITNEGLLGDEAKPFKPGSLDAVVHSAGLVNFEASLERAIEVNTTGVANVIEFCRKLGAAMMHVSTCYVAGIADGHRYEDDIPDNWCPRGRKSFRLEREIRDALAAVQRVQAESRDQLRHAEFRGDDGDADASRESALEHRRKQWLEERLKDAGRMRAQSWGWPNTYSYTKSLGEQLVLAERDTLNVTVVRPAVIESALRDPFPGWNQGVNTSAPLTYLAGRGYRFYPARAELVLDVIPVDLAAHAMIPILAALLSRMHKPIYQLCTSDRNPLPMRRLVELTALSNRREHRKDGGSMRWLGPHLEAVVVSQNTYDLASRTVPQILKQAAALARSVLGEENQRAKKIESAIDKLKENTDLARELVEVYRPYIQELVYTFHAGNIRALYAALKPADAERHPFRPDLIDWRDYWINIHLPGLRRHIFPQLDLHARGRPKSLPRHRSLVDMLDRAADRCGSQIAMIARRPSGEQTQTTYRELRDKARRAALLLATRGIKPGDRVLLVGENSPDWVLGYFAILTAGAIAVPLDQLISAEELAPICKIAEPAAVLRSSAVHQRLGSALSDAHPKLIELDLAELARPFILRGAAKIPPSPPERKALASILFTSGSTGAPKGVMLSHGNFAAEVAMLSRVFVLGADDVVLSLLPLHHAFEFTCGMLLPLASGATIVYPLEVDAKTLSRTLADVRPTALIGVPAVWEAVHRRIVDEVEARGPFFHAAFDNLRDLNRRLDASSGLNFGSIVFRQVHSALGGRLRLAVSGGSALPHRVAKFFNDIGIPLLEGYGLTEAAPVLSVTRPDESTQVGAVGRPLNGVEIKLAPATGPIGEIVAHGPNVMAGYYRNEAATAEVLTDGWLHTGDLGRFDDDGRLYIVGRAKEVIIDSGGNNIYIDELEEIYGRSQYVKEMAVVGLKVGQGEQVAALVAPAYSRGESRRAVEDRLRSDFDKVARELSAYKRIRILRFTDAELPRTRTRKIKRADVAAMLRRMLDVRPSDADNKTDSADSEVETWLAEALASITTEPVNIAPATRLIEDLGLDSLALAEIGELIGERASREIAPEEIADLRTVADLQLLATQPGSNGRHRMPSYAKFAEPYTPRLPAPLKWLGRFAVRAAEHAIFDGWLKPKVLGRGNIPANRNFIVVANHSSHLDFSLVGYALGAIGDDIRVLAARDYFFNTPARRFLASNFTSLMPFDRERAQLESLEDALAELAQGRSVLMFPEGTRSADGEIHEFKSGAGFLALRSRCDVLPILIRGTHDVMGKGSLVPRRHPVEVRIGRAITAAELRELAKSSEGAGAYRKIADLMRTAVTALSGSRSKFTLTPDESTVSSTGAEPVKRAHSRIDRSPELPRGHAKA, from the coding sequence ATGTCGAGTAGCAACGGCAAACGCAACCCGCCCGCGGCTCGCGGCGCGTCGTCGATGCCACCGCTCGAGCAGGTGCTGGCAGGCAGGCGCATCCTGCTGACGGGCGCAACCGGATTTCTCGGCAAGGTGTTCCTCGCCATCCTGCTGCGATGGCATCCCGAGATCGAGCGCGTCTATCTGTTGATTCGCGGCGACCGGCGCAGCAGTGTCGGGCGCCTTCGCCGCGAGATTCTCGACTCACCGGTGTTTGCGCCGCTGCGCGAACACCTCGGCGCGAAGTTCGATCGCTATGTCGAGGAAAAGATCGTCGTCGTTCCCGGCGACATCACCAATGAAGGTCTGCTTGGCGATGAAGCGAAGCCGTTCAAGCCGGGCAGCCTCGACGCGGTCGTCCACAGCGCGGGGCTGGTGAACTTCGAAGCCTCGCTCGAAAGAGCGATCGAGGTCAACACCACCGGCGTCGCCAACGTGATCGAGTTCTGCCGCAAGCTCGGCGCCGCGATGATGCATGTCTCGACCTGCTACGTCGCCGGGATCGCCGACGGCCATCGCTACGAAGACGACATCCCGGATAACTGGTGCCCCCGCGGGCGCAAGTCGTTTCGGCTCGAGCGCGAGATTCGCGACGCGCTCGCGGCGGTCCAGCGCGTGCAGGCCGAGTCGCGCGATCAACTGCGCCACGCCGAGTTCCGCGGCGACGACGGCGACGCCGACGCTTCGCGCGAGTCCGCACTCGAGCATCGCCGCAAGCAGTGGCTTGAAGAGCGCCTCAAGGACGCCGGCCGGATGCGCGCGCAGAGTTGGGGATGGCCGAACACGTACAGTTACACCAAGAGCCTCGGCGAACAGTTGGTGCTCGCCGAGCGCGATACTCTCAACGTCACTGTTGTGCGCCCGGCGGTAATCGAAAGCGCGCTGCGCGATCCATTCCCCGGATGGAACCAGGGCGTCAACACCAGCGCGCCGCTGACCTATCTCGCCGGCCGCGGCTACCGCTTTTATCCCGCCAGGGCGGAGTTGGTGCTCGACGTGATCCCGGTCGATCTCGCGGCGCACGCGATGATTCCGATCCTCGCCGCGCTGCTATCGCGGATGCACAAGCCCATCTACCAGCTTTGCACTTCGGATCGGAATCCGCTCCCGATGCGCCGGCTGGTCGAGCTGACCGCGCTCAGCAATCGCCGCGAGCATCGCAAGGACGGCGGCTCGATGCGCTGGCTGGGGCCCCATCTGGAAGCGGTCGTCGTGTCGCAGAATACTTACGACCTCGCCAGCCGGACAGTTCCGCAAATTCTCAAACAAGCGGCGGCGCTCGCGCGCAGTGTGCTGGGCGAGGAAAATCAGCGCGCGAAAAAGATCGAGAGCGCAATCGATAAATTGAAGGAGAATACCGACCTCGCGCGCGAACTGGTCGAGGTCTATCGTCCCTACATCCAGGAGCTGGTTTATACTTTTCACGCCGGCAACATTCGCGCGCTTTACGCCGCGCTCAAGCCCGCCGACGCCGAGCGCCATCCGTTTCGTCCCGATCTGATCGATTGGCGCGACTACTGGATCAACATTCATCTGCCGGGCCTGCGCCGCCATATTTTTCCGCAACTCGATCTCCACGCGCGCGGCAGGCCCAAGTCGCTGCCGCGTCATCGCAGTCTGGTCGATATGCTCGATCGCGCCGCCGACCGCTGCGGTTCTCAGATCGCGATGATCGCGCGCCGGCCGTCGGGCGAACAGACACAGACCACCTATCGCGAACTGCGCGACAAGGCCCGTCGCGCCGCATTGCTGCTCGCCACGCGCGGAATCAAGCCGGGCGATCGCGTGCTTCTGGTCGGCGAGAACTCGCCCGATTGGGTGCTGGGCTATTTCGCGATTCTCACCGCCGGCGCGATTGCGGTGCCGCTCGATCAGCTGATTTCCGCCGAGGAACTCGCCCCCATCTGCAAAATCGCCGAGCCCGCGGCTGTGCTGCGCTCGAGCGCGGTTCACCAGCGCCTCGGCTCTGCGCTCAGCGATGCGCATCCGAAACTCATCGAGCTCGACCTCGCCGAGCTCGCGCGTCCATTCATTCTGCGCGGCGCCGCCAAAATTCCGCCCTCGCCTCCCGAGCGAAAAGCGCTTGCGTCGATCCTGTTCACCTCCGGCAGCACCGGCGCGCCCAAGGGCGTGATGCTGTCGCATGGCAACTTCGCCGCCGAAGTCGCGATGCTGTCGCGCGTCTTTGTTCTCGGCGCCGACGACGTGGTGCTGTCGCTGCTTCCGCTCCATCACGCGTTCGAGTTCACCTGCGGGATGCTGCTGCCGCTCGCCAGCGGCGCGACGATTGTCTATCCGCTCGAAGTCGATGCGAAAACGCTGTCGCGCACGCTCGCCGACGTTCGCCCGACCGCGCTGATTGGCGTGCCCGCGGTGTGGGAGGCGGTCCATCGGCGCATCGTCGATGAAGTCGAAGCGCGCGGTCCTTTTTTCCACGCAGCCTTCGACAATCTGCGCGATCTCAATCGCCGGCTCGACGCGAGCTCAGGGCTTAACTTCGGTTCGATTGTTTTCCGCCAGGTTCATTCCGCCCTCGGCGGCCGGCTGCGGCTCGCCGTCAGCGGCGGTTCCGCCCTGCCCCATCGCGTGGCGAAGTTTTTCAACGATATCGGAATCCCGCTGCTCGAAGGTTACGGTTTGACTGAAGCGGCGCCCGTTCTCTCGGTCACGCGGCCCGACGAATCTACGCAAGTCGGCGCGGTCGGACGGCCGCTGAACGGCGTCGAGATCAAGCTCGCGCCCGCAACCGGTCCGATCGGCGAGATAGTCGCGCATGGACCAAACGTGATGGCGGGTTACTATCGCAATGAGGCCGCGACCGCCGAAGTTCTGACCGACGGATGGCTTCACACCGGAGACCTCGGGCGCTTCGACGACGACGGCCGCTTGTACATCGTCGGCCGCGCCAAGGAAGTTATCATCGATTCCGGCGGCAACAACATCTACATCGACGAATTGGAAGAAATCTACGGCCGTTCGCAGTACGTCAAAGAGATGGCGGTCGTCGGCTTGAAGGTCGGCCAGGGCGAGCAGGTCGCTGCCCTGGTCGCGCCCGCGTACTCGCGCGGAGAGAGCCGCCGCGCCGTGGAAGATCGCCTGCGCAGCGACTTCGACAAAGTCGCGCGCGAACTCAGCGCGTACAAACGAATCAGAATCCTCCGCTTCACCGACGCCGAACTGCCGCGCACGCGCACCCGCAAGATCAAACGCGCCGACGTAGCCGCGATGTTGCGGCGGATGCTCGACGTTCGCCCAAGCGATGCCGACAACAAAACCGATAGCGCCGACTCCGAGGTCGAGACTTGGCTCGCCGAGGCGCTCGCGTCAATCACCACCGAGCCTGTCAACATCGCGCCGGCCACGCGGCTGATCGAGGACCTGGGCCTCGACTCGCTCGCACTTGCCGAAATCGGCGAGCTGATCGGCGAGCGCGCGAGCCGCGAGATTGCGCCAGAGGAAATTGCCGACCTGCGCACCGTCGCGGACCTGCAACTTCTCGCCACCCAACCGGGCAGCAACGGACGCCATCGGATGCCCTCGTACGCAAAGTTCGCCGAACCCTACACGCCGCGCCTGCCGGCGCCGCTGAAATGGCTCGGCCGATTCGCGGTGCGCGCAGCCGAGCACGCAATTTTCGACGGATGGCTGAAGCCGAAAGTCCTCGGGCGCGGCAACATCCCGGCCAATCGCAACTTCATCGTCGTCGCGAATCATTCAAGTCATCTCGATTTCAGCCTGGTCGGTTACGCGCTTGGCGCGATCGGTGACGATATCCGGGTGCTCGCCGCCAGGGATTATTTCTTCAACACGCCGGCGCGGCGTTTTCTCGCGTCGAATTTCACCTCGTTGATGCCGTTCGATCGCGAACGCGCGCAACTCGAATCGCTCGAAGACGCGCTCGCCGAGCTTGCACAGGGACGAAGTGTCCTGATGTTTCCCGAGGGCACCCGCTCGGCCGACGGCGAAATCCATGAGTTCAAGAGTGGCGCGGGATTCCTGGCCTTGCGCAGTCGATGCGACGTGCTGCCGATCCTGATTCGCGGCACCCATGACGTGATGGGCAAAGGCAGCCTCGTCCCGCGGCGCCATCCCGTGGAAGTCCGCATCGGCCGCGCGATCACCGCCGCCGAGCTGCGCGAACTGGCGAAAAGCTCCGAAGGCGCCGGCGCCTACCGCAAAATCGCCGACCTGATGCGCACGGCGGTCACCGCGCTATCCGGCTCGCGCTCGAAGTTCACGCTTACCCCCGATGAATCAACCGTGTCCTCAACCGGCGCCGAACCGGTCAAGCGCGCGCATTCCCGCATCGATCGCTCGCCTGAACTGCCGCGCGGCCACGCCAAGGCATGA